Proteins encoded together in one Oxalobacteraceae sp. CFBP 8761 window:
- a CDS encoding aspartate aminotransferase family protein encodes MSHIIHRNLRQMPPTAVGGAGIVLRDSSGKTYLDASSGAAVSSLGHGHPDVIAAMHRQIDRCAYAHTAFFTTEVAEQLADRLIAGGPQDMGGVYFVSGGSEAMETALKLARQYWVEAGEPQRTQFIARRQSYHGNTLGALGVGGNEWRKRAFAPLLKEALRVAPCYAYRGCTDGMSLDDYTAGLLDELETAVIKAGPDTIIAFVAEPVVGATGGAIPPTPGYFQGVRDICDRHRILLIADEVMCGMGRTGSMYAIGQEGVAPDIVAVAKGLGAGYQPIGAVLAHEAIVDTLRQRSGMFQHGHTYIGHPVAAAAALAVQQVIERDDLLAQVQRRGALLRQMLGDAFGTHEHVGDIRGRGLFMALELVRDRETKAPFAPEVKLHAAIKAEAMARGLLVYPMGGTIDGQLGDHVLLAPPFIVTPGELSEIVSRLDAAVKAALATALMG; translated from the coding sequence ATGAGCCACATCATCCACCGCAACCTGCGCCAGATGCCGCCCACGGCGGTTGGCGGCGCAGGCATCGTGCTGCGCGACAGCAGCGGCAAGACCTACCTCGACGCCAGCAGCGGCGCGGCCGTGTCCTCGCTCGGCCATGGCCACCCGGACGTGATTGCGGCCATGCACCGCCAGATCGACCGCTGCGCCTACGCCCATACCGCGTTCTTTACCACCGAAGTGGCCGAGCAACTGGCCGACCGCCTGATCGCCGGCGGGCCGCAGGACATGGGCGGCGTGTATTTCGTCTCGGGTGGCTCGGAAGCGATGGAGACCGCGCTCAAGCTGGCGCGCCAGTACTGGGTCGAGGCGGGCGAGCCGCAGCGCACGCAATTCATCGCGCGCCGCCAGAGCTACCATGGCAACACGCTGGGCGCGCTGGGCGTGGGTGGCAACGAGTGGCGCAAGCGCGCCTTTGCGCCGCTGCTGAAAGAGGCGCTGCGGGTCGCGCCCTGTTATGCCTACCGGGGCTGCACCGACGGCATGTCGCTCGACGACTACACGGCCGGCCTGCTCGACGAACTCGAAACGGCCGTCATCAAGGCCGGGCCGGACACCATCATCGCTTTCGTCGCCGAGCCGGTGGTGGGCGCCACCGGCGGCGCGATCCCGCCCACGCCGGGCTACTTCCAGGGCGTGCGCGATATCTGCGACCGGCACCGCATCCTGTTGATCGCCGATGAAGTCATGTGCGGCATGGGCCGCACCGGCAGCATGTATGCGATCGGGCAGGAGGGCGTGGCGCCGGACATCGTGGCCGTGGCCAAGGGGCTGGGCGCCGGCTACCAGCCGATCGGTGCGGTGCTCGCGCACGAGGCGATTGTCGACACGCTGCGCCAGCGCAGCGGCATGTTCCAGCACGGGCACACGTATATCGGTCACCCGGTGGCGGCAGCGGCGGCGCTGGCGGTGCAGCAGGTGATCGAGCGTGACGATCTGCTGGCGCAGGTGCAGCGCCGGGGCGCATTGCTGCGGCAGATGCTGGGGGATGCGTTTGGCACGCACGAACACGTGGGCGATATCCGCGGGCGCGGGCTGTTCATGGCGCTGGAATTGGTGCGGGACCGCGAGACCAAGGCGCCGTTCGCGCCGGAGGTCAAACTGCACGCGGCGATCAAGGCCGAGGCGATGGCGCGCGGCTTGCTGGTGTATCCGATGGGCGGGACGATCGATGGTCAGCTGGGTGACCACGTGTTGCTGGCGCCGCCGTTTATCGTGACGCCGGGGGAGTTGTCGGAGATCGTGTCGCGGCTGGACGCGGCGGTCAAGGCTGCGTTGGCGACGGCCCTCATGGGGTGA
- a CDS encoding alpha/beta hydrolase — MTQLLDNIEIETAPNPTIAVVWLHGLGADGNDFVPLVRELDLTGLPGIRFVFPHANTMPVTINGGYVMRSWYDIVATDLTRREDEGGLRASQLQVEALIAREKARGIPASRIILAGFSQGCAMTLQTGLRHPEKLAGMLCLSGYLPLSSVAGTERSEASLGTPIFMAHGVQDPVVPFARAEESRKVVEALGYQVEWHAYPMQHTLCLEEVQDISKWIRKVVA, encoded by the coding sequence ATGACCCAGCTGCTGGACAATATCGAAATCGAGACCGCCCCGAATCCGACCATCGCCGTCGTCTGGCTGCACGGCCTGGGCGCCGATGGCAATGACTTCGTGCCGCTCGTGCGCGAACTGGACCTGACCGGCCTGCCGGGCATCCGCTTTGTGTTCCCGCATGCGAACACGATGCCGGTGACGATCAACGGCGGCTACGTGATGCGCTCGTGGTACGACATCGTCGCCACCGACCTCACACGGCGCGAAGACGAAGGCGGCTTGCGCGCATCGCAGTTGCAGGTCGAAGCGCTGATCGCCCGCGAAAAAGCGCGCGGCATCCCGGCCTCGCGCATCATCCTGGCCGGCTTCTCGCAGGGCTGCGCGATGACGCTGCAGACGGGCTTGCGCCACCCCGAGAAACTGGCGGGCATGCTGTGCCTGTCGGGCTACCTGCCGCTGTCCAGCGTCGCCGGCACCGAGCGCAGCGAAGCGAGCCTGGGCACGCCGATCTTCATGGCGCATGGCGTGCAGGATCCGGTGGTGCCGTTTGCCCGCGCCGAAGAGTCGCGCAAGGTCGTCGAGGCGCTCGGCTACCAGGTCGAGTGGCATGCGTATCCGATGCAGCACACGCTGTGCCTCGAAGAGGTGCAGGACATTTCAAAGTGGATTCGCAAGGTCGTCGCGTAA
- the mog gene encoding molybdopterin adenylyltransferase → MTSPTTSNAVGNDALVIGLVSVSDRASGGVYEDKGIPALTDWLASALTTPYRIETRLIPDERAAIEATLIELVDTARCHLVLTTGGTGPSRRDVTPEATLAVATKEMPGFGEQMRQISLRFVPTAILSRQTAVIRETADHAALIMNLPGQPKSIKETLEGLRDDAGATIVGGIFAAVPYCVDLIGGPYMETNPAVSQTFRPKSALRKTP, encoded by the coding sequence ATGACGAGTCCGACGACGAGTAACGCTGTCGGTAACGATGCGCTGGTGATCGGCCTTGTCTCCGTTTCCGACCGCGCCAGCGGCGGGGTCTACGAAGACAAGGGCATCCCGGCGCTGACCGACTGGCTGGCCAGCGCGCTCACGACGCCGTATCGCATCGAGACGCGCCTGATCCCGGACGAGCGCGCGGCCATCGAGGCCACGCTGATCGAGCTGGTCGACACGGCGCGCTGCCACTTGGTGCTCACCACCGGCGGCACCGGCCCGTCGCGGCGCGACGTCACGCCCGAGGCCACGCTGGCGGTTGCCACCAAAGAGATGCCGGGCTTCGGCGAGCAGATGCGCCAGATCAGCCTGCGCTTCGTGCCGACCGCGATCCTGTCGCGCCAGACGGCCGTGATCCGTGAAACCGCAGACCACGCGGCCCTGATCATGAACCTGCCGGGCCAGCCCAAGTCGATCAAGGAAACGCTCGAAGGCCTCCGGGACGACGCCGGCGCCACGATCGTCGGCGGCATCTTCGCGGCCGTCCCCTACTGCGTCGACCTGATCGGTGGCCCGTACATGGAAACCAATCCGGCGGTCAGCCAGACCTTCCGCCCCAAATCGGCATTGCGAAAGACACCATGA
- a CDS encoding DUF615 domain-containing protein → MPNPNRGSVGFQSNEFEPEYDRPSKSELKRQSNELQKLGEQLVEAARDRVKRVEMPEDVRDAILTCQTITNHEGRRRALQFVGKKMRTLNEEEVAVIQRTIDSWKGASKAETASLHALERRRDKLLSDDTALTVLLEENPELDVQHLRTLIRNARKEVAESKPPKAFREIFQILKDLQKKKKADAAAAADDEEANDDESDDE, encoded by the coding sequence ATGCCTAATCCAAATCGCGGCTCGGTGGGCTTCCAGTCCAACGAGTTCGAACCAGAGTACGACCGTCCTTCCAAATCTGAGCTCAAGCGCCAGTCGAACGAGTTGCAGAAGCTCGGCGAGCAGCTCGTCGAAGCGGCGCGCGACCGCGTCAAGCGCGTCGAGATGCCCGAGGACGTGCGCGATGCCATCCTCACGTGCCAGACGATTACCAACCACGAAGGCCGGCGCCGCGCGCTGCAATTCGTGGGCAAGAAAATGCGCACGCTGAACGAAGAAGAAGTCGCCGTCATCCAGCGCACGATCGACAGCTGGAAAGGCGCGTCGAAGGCCGAAACAGCATCCCTGCACGCGCTCGAACGCCGCCGCGACAAGCTGCTGTCGGACGACACGGCGCTGACCGTGCTGCTCGAAGAAAACCCCGAGCTCGACGTCCAGCACCTGCGTACCCTGATTCGCAACGCGCGCAAGGAAGTGGCCGAGTCCAAGCCGCCAAAAGCCTTCCGCGAAATCTTCCAGATCCTCAAGGACCTGCAAAAGAAGAAGAAAGCCGATGCGGCTGCCGCTGCCGACGACGAAGAAGCGAACGATGACGAGTCCGACGACGAGTAA
- the pmbA gene encoding metalloprotease PmbA yields MNDTPFTHTQDQLKQLARDMLALAREQGASDAAVEISEGSGLSVSVRKGNIETIEQNKDKGLGITVYFGQRRGNASTSDFSADSLKATVEAASNIARFTAEDDCAGLPDADLIETAPRDLRLFYPWPISTEQAVELGQRCEAAAFAVDKRITNSEGASVYVQQSHFVAANSRGFLGGYPFSRHTISVAPIAGKGNGMQRDDWYTSSRDPKQLAAPEQVGRYAAERALARLNARKLNTRTCPVLFEAPLAAGLLGAFVQAVSGGALYRKSTFLLDMLGKPVFPSHIQVVEDPHLIGGVGSAPFDDEGVKTVRRKVVSDGVLQGYFLSSYTARKMGMPTTGNAGGAHNLEIVSTATRRTDDFEGMLRKLGTGLLVTELMGQGVNYVTGDYSRGASGYWVEQGVIQYPVEEITIAGNMRDMFQQIVAVGTDTLVRGNKTTGSILIENMVIAGN; encoded by the coding sequence ATGAACGACACCCCTTTTACCCACACCCAGGATCAGCTGAAACAGCTGGCGCGCGACATGCTGGCGCTTGCGCGCGAGCAGGGTGCGTCCGATGCAGCGGTCGAAATCAGTGAAGGGAGCGGGCTGTCGGTTTCTGTGCGTAAAGGCAATATCGAGACAATCGAGCAGAACAAGGACAAGGGCCTGGGCATCACCGTGTATTTCGGCCAGCGCCGCGGCAACGCGAGCACGTCCGACTTTTCCGCCGATTCGCTCAAGGCCACGGTCGAAGCCGCGTCCAATATCGCGCGCTTCACGGCCGAGGATGACTGCGCCGGCCTGCCCGACGCCGACCTGATCGAAACCGCGCCGCGCGACCTGCGCCTGTTCTACCCGTGGCCCATCTCCACCGAACAAGCCGTCGAGCTGGGCCAGCGCTGCGAAGCCGCCGCGTTCGCCGTCGACAAGCGCATCACCAATAGCGAAGGCGCCAGCGTCTACGTGCAGCAGTCGCACTTCGTCGCCGCCAATTCGCGTGGTTTTCTCGGCGGCTATCCGTTTTCGCGCCACACGATCTCGGTTGCGCCCATTGCCGGCAAGGGCAACGGGATGCAGCGCGACGACTGGTACACGTCGTCGCGCGATCCCAAGCAACTCGCCGCACCTGAACAAGTCGGCCGCTACGCCGCCGAGCGCGCGCTGGCGCGTCTGAATGCCCGCAAGCTCAACACCCGCACCTGCCCGGTGCTGTTCGAAGCGCCGCTCGCTGCCGGCCTCCTGGGCGCGTTCGTGCAAGCGGTCTCCGGTGGCGCGCTGTACCGCAAGTCCACGTTCCTGCTCGACATGCTTGGCAAGCCGGTGTTTCCATCGCATATCCAGGTGGTCGAAGACCCGCACCTGATCGGCGGCGTCGGCTCGGCCCCGTTCGATGACGAAGGCGTCAAGACGGTGCGCCGCAAGGTAGTCAGCGATGGCGTGCTGCAAGGCTATTTCTTGTCGTCATATACGGCGCGCAAGATGGGCATGCCGACGACCGGCAACGCCGGCGGCGCACACAACCTCGAGATCGTCTCGACGGCCACGCGCCGCACCGATGACTTCGAAGGCATGCTGCGCAAACTCGGTACGGGCCTCCTGGTTACCGAACTGATGGGGCAGGGCGTCAACTACGTCACCGGCGACTATTCGCGCGGTGCCTCCGGTTACTGGGTCGAGCAGGGCGTGATCCAGTATCCGGTCGAAGAAATCACGATCGCCGGCAATATGCGCGATATGTTCCAGCAGATCGTTGCCGTCGGCACCGACACGCTGGTTCGCGGCAACAAGACCACGGGCTCGATTCTGATCGAGAACATGGTCATTGCCGGCAACTAA
- a CDS encoding DUF4214 domain-containing protein: MATIELYRAFDFRTAQDWEWTIAEAIQNRITIEGGGSKQTFSGAFSYLGIDRVAGTVTGTSYFQNNVEVYRVSDAQLDAARIAQFARNELDTQLTYAYVLSGADTVIGSAGNDFLNGYGGIDTAVYRGTAASYALRASDSSFAVTGAAGSDTLINVERLAFTDKHIAIDVGAFDNGGTIYRLYEAALDRAPDVVGLGYWMNRLDDGADIVDIAAGFIGSAEYAKMYSGVTSNTDLVTKYYTNILERTPDAGGLAYWSGLLDSGKATTAQVLDAISDSPENIAAVAPLIANGFEYVPYG, translated from the coding sequence ATGGCCACTATCGAGCTGTATCGAGCATTCGACTTCCGTACTGCCCAGGACTGGGAGTGGACCATCGCCGAGGCGATCCAGAATCGCATCACGATTGAGGGTGGGGGCAGCAAGCAGACCTTCAGCGGTGCTTTCTCGTATCTCGGCATCGACCGGGTGGCCGGCACGGTCACTGGCACGTCTTATTTCCAGAACAATGTCGAAGTCTACCGGGTCTCGGATGCACAGCTCGATGCCGCCCGGATCGCGCAGTTCGCGCGCAACGAACTCGATACGCAGTTGACCTACGCCTATGTGCTCTCGGGCGCCGACACGGTCATCGGCAGCGCCGGCAATGACTTCCTCAATGGCTATGGTGGCATCGACACCGCCGTCTATCGCGGCACCGCCGCCAGCTACGCGCTGCGTGCCAGCGACAGCTCGTTCGCGGTGACCGGCGCCGCCGGCAGCGACACCCTGATCAATGTCGAGCGCCTGGCCTTCACCGACAAGCACATCGCCATCGACGTCGGCGCCTTCGACAATGGCGGCACCATCTACCGCCTGTACGAGGCCGCGCTGGACCGGGCGCCCGACGTGGTCGGCCTCGGGTACTGGATGAACCGCCTCGACGATGGCGCGGACATCGTCGACATCGCCGCCGGCTTCATCGGCAGCGCCGAATACGCCAAAATGTACAGCGGCGTGACCAGCAATACCGACCTGGTGACGAAATACTACACGAACATCCTGGAGCGCACGCCCGACGCAGGCGGCCTGGCCTACTGGTCCGGGTTGCTCGACAGCGGCAAGGCAACCACCGCGCAGGTGCTCGACGCGATCAGCGACAGCCCTGAAAACATCGCGGCCGTCGCGCCGCTCATCGCCAACGGCTTCGAGTACGTGCCGTACGGCTGA
- a CDS encoding LysR family transcriptional regulator, with translation MNDLRPYAVFAETVAAGSMSGAARRLGMSPSAVSQTIRALEAQAGVTLLHRSTRKLTLTEAGARCYPHCLRLLEAASAANDSLLQARDAPSGELRVAAPVGFGAHIAPALAPVLAAWPQLRLRLLVDDAMIDLIGERIDLAIRAGRLPDSRWIARPLCQFEMIVCAAPAYLARHGVPETPQALADHAWLTSTRDGVDTADGPATMALDLHRADADVQLQVEARIVSNNQLSLHQMCEQGMGLARLGHADAHAAIERGALVRVLPQWQSAPLLVSAMTPRRDGDPAKVRVALEALRRHFTALPGTRPA, from the coding sequence ATGAACGATCTCAGACCGTACGCCGTGTTTGCCGAAACCGTCGCCGCCGGCTCGATGAGCGGCGCCGCGCGCCGCCTCGGCATGAGTCCATCGGCCGTCAGCCAGACCATCCGCGCGCTCGAGGCGCAGGCCGGCGTGACGCTGCTGCACCGCTCGACCCGCAAGCTCACGCTGACCGAGGCGGGCGCGCGCTGCTACCCGCATTGCCTGCGCCTGCTGGAAGCGGCAAGTGCGGCCAACGATTCTCTGCTGCAGGCGCGCGATGCGCCCAGCGGCGAATTGCGGGTGGCCGCGCCGGTGGGCTTTGGCGCCCATATCGCGCCGGCGCTCGCGCCCGTGCTGGCGGCATGGCCGCAACTGCGGCTACGCCTGCTGGTGGACGACGCCATGATCGACCTGATTGGCGAGCGCATTGACCTGGCGATCCGCGCCGGCCGCCTGCCGGACTCGCGCTGGATCGCGCGGCCCCTGTGCCAGTTCGAGATGATCGTGTGCGCGGCGCCGGCCTACCTTGCGCGGCACGGCGTGCCCGAAACGCCGCAGGCGCTTGCAGATCACGCCTGGCTCACTTCCACGCGCGACGGCGTCGACACTGCCGATGGTCCCGCCACGATGGCGCTCGATCTGCACCGGGCCGACGCCGACGTGCAGCTGCAGGTCGAGGCGCGCATCGTCAGCAACAACCAGCTGTCGCTGCACCAGATGTGCGAACAGGGCATGGGCCTGGCGCGTCTTGGCCATGCTGACGCACACGCCGCGATCGAGCGCGGCGCGCTGGTGCGCGTGCTGCCGCAATGGCAGTCGGCACCGCTGCTGGTATCGGCCATGACGCCGCGGCGCGACGGCGATCCGGCCAAGGTGCGCGTGGCGCTGGAGGCGCTGCGACGCCACTTCACGGCCCTGCCGGGAACCCGGCCAGCCTAG
- a CDS encoding NAD(P)H-binding protein: MHIALIGATGFVGAAVLSTLLQRGHQVTAVVRDAARLPAQPRLTVALADAYDSHAVARAVEGADAVVSAFNPGWNDPALYDNFTRGFDAIVRGVEASSVRRLLVVGGAGSLFVAPGVQLIDTPQFLDHVPPNVVPGARAARDALTALRANTVLDWTYLSPPAMLGQGEPTGAYRLGGDDLLMDGAQPAGIAVADLALAIVDEIEQPRHVRARFTVATR, from the coding sequence ATGCACATCGCCCTCATTGGCGCAACCGGCTTCGTCGGCGCCGCCGTCCTTTCCACCCTGCTGCAACGCGGCCACCAGGTCACCGCCGTGGTGCGCGACGCTGCGCGCCTGCCCGCGCAGCCTAGACTGACCGTGGCGTTGGCCGACGCCTATGACTCACACGCCGTCGCTCGTGCCGTGGAAGGCGCGGACGCCGTCGTCTCTGCCTTCAATCCTGGCTGGAACGATCCCGCCCTGTACGACAACTTCACGCGCGGCTTCGATGCGATCGTGCGGGGTGTCGAGGCCAGTAGCGTGCGACGCCTGCTGGTGGTGGGCGGCGCCGGCAGCCTGTTCGTCGCGCCTGGCGTGCAACTGATCGACACGCCGCAGTTTCTGGATCACGTGCCGCCGAACGTGGTGCCCGGCGCACGCGCCGCGCGCGACGCCTTGACGGCACTGCGCGCCAACACGGTGCTCGACTGGACCTATCTGAGCCCGCCGGCGATGCTGGGGCAGGGCGAGCCGACCGGTGCCTATCGTCTGGGCGGCGACGACCTGCTGATGGATGGCGCGCAGCCGGCCGGCATCGCCGTGGCCGACCTGGCGCTCGCCATCGTCGACGAAATCGAGCAGCCGCGCCATGTGCGCGCGCGTTTTACGGTCGCGACAAGGTAG
- the paaX gene encoding phenylacetic acid degradation operon negative regulatory protein PaaX, with the protein MNDMTSTQWIALSLATDPPRHKSLVMTICGDAIAPHGGAFWLGSMIELLAPFGVNDRLVRTSVFRLVQEGWLTASREGRRSRYALAPTALPRFERANRRIYAAPGQDWDGRWTFVLATNGSIDSDLRALVRKELEWEGFAMLASGVMAHPAPDRDLLRDILARTGAEGRVFVCQADEVPDAGSRPLPELVGDCWNLDAVVLGYRGFIETFAPLPALLARGDVSPAHAFAIRTLLIHAYRRVQLHDPMLPLPLLPDPWPGADAYALARTIYQLSHERAEEHVLAMLRVEDAATLEADAAFRGRFGGLAPATLSRP; encoded by the coding sequence GTGAATGACATGACCAGCACCCAGTGGATTGCACTCAGCCTGGCCACCGATCCGCCGCGCCACAAGTCGCTGGTGATGACGATCTGCGGCGACGCGATCGCGCCCCATGGCGGCGCCTTCTGGCTCGGCAGCATGATCGAGCTGCTCGCGCCCTTCGGCGTGAACGACCGGCTGGTGCGCACCAGCGTATTCCGGCTGGTGCAGGAAGGCTGGCTGACCGCCAGCCGCGAAGGCCGGCGCAGCCGCTATGCGCTGGCGCCGACGGCGCTGCCGCGCTTCGAGCGCGCCAACCGCCGCATCTACGCCGCGCCCGGACAGGACTGGGATGGCCGCTGGACGTTCGTGCTGGCCACCAACGGCAGCATCGACAGCGACCTGCGCGCGCTGGTGCGCAAGGAACTCGAATGGGAAGGCTTTGCGATGCTGGCCAGCGGCGTGATGGCGCATCCGGCGCCCGACCGCGACCTGTTGCGCGATATCCTCGCGCGCACGGGCGCTGAAGGCCGCGTGTTCGTGTGCCAGGCCGACGAGGTGCCGGATGCCGGTTCGCGCCCGCTGCCCGAACTGGTGGGCGACTGCTGGAACCTCGATGCGGTGGTGCTCGGGTACCGCGGCTTCATCGAGACGTTTGCCCCGCTGCCGGCCTTGCTGGCACGCGGCGACGTCAGCCCGGCCCACGCATTCGCGATCCGCACCTTGCTGATCCACGCTTACCGCCGCGTGCAGCTGCACGACCCGATGCTGCCGCTGCCGCTGCTGCCCGACCCGTGGCCGGGCGCCGACGCATATGCGCTGGCGCGCACCATTTATCAACTGAGCCACGAACGCGCCGAGGAACACGTGCTGGCCATGTTGCGTGTCGAGGATGCGGCCACGCTTGAAGCGGATGCGGCGTTTCGCGGCCGCTTCGGCGGGCTGGCGCCCGCTACCTTGTCGCGACCGTAA
- the paaA gene encoding 1,2-phenylacetyl-CoA epoxidase subunit A: MYAQMVETGLNKVRTEQDMSADEQAFQARIDAGIKIEPKDWMPEAYRKTLIRQISQHAHSEIVGQLPEGNWVTRAPTLQRKSVLLAKIQDEAGHGLYLYSAAETLGVSRDELLAALHAGKAKYSSIFNYPTLSWADMGAIGWLVDGSAIINQIPLCRCSYGPYARAMVRVCKEESFHARQGYDIMMALAKGTPEQKAMAQDALNRWWWPSLMMFGPSDAESVNSAQSSAWRIKLFSNDELRQRMVDQTVPQAEYLGLTVPDPDLKWNAERGSYDFGAIDWAEFYDVLKGNGPCNRERLRTRVKAWDDGEWFRDALVAHADKQAAKKVAA, translated from the coding sequence ATGTACGCACAAATGGTGGAGACAGGCCTCAATAAAGTCCGCACAGAACAGGACATGAGCGCCGACGAGCAGGCATTCCAGGCGCGCATCGACGCCGGGATCAAGATCGAACCGAAGGACTGGATGCCGGAAGCATACCGCAAGACGCTGATCCGGCAGATCTCGCAGCATGCCCATTCCGAGATCGTCGGCCAGCTCCCGGAAGGCAACTGGGTCACGCGCGCACCGACCCTGCAGCGCAAGTCGGTCCTGCTGGCCAAGATCCAGGACGAGGCCGGCCACGGCCTGTACCTGTACAGCGCCGCCGAGACCCTGGGCGTCTCGCGCGACGAGCTGCTGGCGGCCCTGCATGCCGGTAAGGCCAAGTATTCGAGCATCTTCAACTACCCGACCCTGAGCTGGGCCGACATGGGCGCGATCGGCTGGCTGGTCGACGGCTCGGCGATCATCAACCAGATCCCGCTGTGCCGCTGCTCGTACGGGCCGTATGCGCGCGCCATGGTCCGCGTCTGCAAGGAAGAATCGTTCCATGCGCGCCAGGGCTACGACATCATGATGGCGCTGGCCAAGGGCACGCCCGAGCAGAAGGCGATGGCGCAGGATGCACTCAATCGCTGGTGGTGGCCGTCGCTGATGATGTTCGGCCCGTCCGATGCCGAGTCGGTCAACAGCGCACAGTCGAGCGCCTGGCGCATCAAGCTGTTCTCCAACGACGAACTGCGCCAGCGCATGGTCGACCAGACCGTGCCGCAAGCCGAGTACCTGGGCCTGACGGTGCCGGATCCCGACCTCAAATGGAATGCCGAGCGCGGCTCGTACGATTTCGGCGCGATCGACTGGGCCGAGTTCTACGACGTTTTGAAGGGCAACGGCCCGTGCAACCGCGAGCGCCTGCGCACGCGCGTCAAAGCCTGGGACGACGGCGAATGGTTCCGCGACGCGCTGGTGGCGCACGCCGACAAGCAGGCTGCAAAAAAAGTGGCCGCCTGA
- the paaB gene encoding 1,2-phenylacetyl-CoA epoxidase subunit B, protein MSKEWPLWEVFIRSQHGLAHKHVGSLHAPDAEMAVNNARDVYTRRNEGVSIWVVRAADIVASSPHDKASLFEPANSKVYRHPTFFPMPEEVKNL, encoded by the coding sequence ATGAGCAAAGAATGGCCCCTGTGGGAAGTCTTCATCCGCAGCCAGCACGGCCTCGCCCACAAACACGTCGGCAGCCTGCACGCCCCTGACGCCGAGATGGCCGTCAACAACGCGCGCGACGTCTACACGCGCCGTAACGAAGGCGTCTCGATCTGGGTCGTGCGCGCCGCCGACATCGTCGCCAGCAGCCCGCACGACAAGGCCTCGCTGTTCGAGCCGGCCAACAGCAAGGTGTATCGCCACCCGACGTTCTTCCCGATGCCGGAAGAAGTCAAGAATCTGTGA
- the paaC gene encoding phenylacetate-CoA oxygenase subunit PaaC: MDAKIDYLLRQGDNALILSQQLCQLCGKGPALEEDMALSNVALDLLGQTRMWLSYAAELEGQGRDEDRLAFLRDSGEYRNCILLEQPNGSYADVVMRQFLFDAWHYFLMDGLTRSSDPRIVEIAAKSLKEVTYHLRRSGDLVVRLGDGTATSHAMMQTALDDLWMYSGEMFLYDAVDEAMVAQGVAPAAGPLREAYLSHLADIFAEATLTMPSPDAWMQRGGKQGRHSERLGFILAEMQFLQRAYPGAAW, from the coding sequence ATGGATGCAAAAATCGACTACCTGCTGCGCCAGGGCGACAACGCCCTGATCCTGTCGCAGCAACTGTGCCAGTTGTGCGGCAAGGGGCCGGCACTCGAAGAAGACATGGCGCTGTCGAACGTGGCGCTCGACCTGTTGGGCCAGACCCGGATGTGGCTGTCGTACGCCGCCGAACTCGAAGGCCAGGGCCGCGACGAAGACCGCCTCGCTTTTTTGCGCGACAGCGGCGAGTATCGCAACTGCATCCTGCTCGAACAGCCCAATGGCAGTTATGCCGATGTCGTCATGCGCCAGTTCCTGTTCGATGCGTGGCATTACTTTTTGATGGATGGCCTGACCCGCTCGAGCGACCCGCGCATCGTCGAGATCGCGGCCAAGTCGCTCAAGGAAGTGACGTACCACCTGCGCCGCAGCGGCGACCTGGTGGTGCGCCTGGGCGACGGCACGGCCACCAGCCACGCGATGATGCAGACCGCGCTGGACGACCTGTGGATGTACAGCGGCGAGATGTTCCTGTACGACGCGGTCGACGAGGCGATGGTGGCGCAGGGCGTCGCGCCAGCCGCCGGGCCGCTGCGCGAAGCCTACCTGAGCCACCTGGCCGACATATTCGCCGAAGCCACCTTGACCATGCCATCGCCTGACGCCTGGATGCAACGCGGCGGCAAACAGGGCCGGCACAGCGAGCGCCTCGGCTTCATCCTGGCCGAGATGCAGTTCCTGCAGCGCGCCTATCCAGGCGCGGCCTGGTGA